In a single window of the Phocoena phocoena chromosome 14, mPhoPho1.1, whole genome shotgun sequence genome:
- the OST4 gene encoding dolichyl-diphosphooligosaccharide--protein glycosyltransferase subunit 4 codes for MITDVQLAIFANMLGVSLFLLVVLYHYVAVNNPKKQE; via the coding sequence ATGATCACGGACGTGCAGCTCGCCATCTTTGCCAACATGCTGGGCGTGTCGCTCTTCCTGCTTGTCGTTCTCTATCACTACGTGGCCGTCAACAATCCCAAGAAGCAGGAATGA
- the EMILIN1 gene encoding EMILIN-1 — protein MAPGTLWSCYLCCLLTTAVGAASYPPRGYSLYTGSGGALSPGGPQAQSAPRPASRHRNWCAYVVTRTVSCVLEDGVETFIKPDYQPCGWGQPQCSHSIMYRSFLRPRYRVAYKTVTDMEWRCCQGYGGDDCAEGPAPALGPAPTTPRPRPRPARPNLSGSSAGNHLSGLGGEGPGESQKVQQLEEQVQSLTKELQGLRGVLQGLSGRLTEDVQRAVETAFNGRQQPADAAARPGVHETLNEIQQQLQLLDNRVSTHDQELGHLNTHHSGGGGSGGSRALGPSPAPPGHSEELLRELEQRLQESCSVCLTGLDGFRRQQQEDRERLRALEKLLASVEERQRQLAGQALGRWPPPECCPPELGRRLAELERRLDVVAGSVTVLSGRRGANLGVAAGQGGHPPGYTSLASRLARLEDRFNSTLGPLEEGWRGLPGGLGHWLPAARGQQERLEGLLANVSGELGGRLALLEEQVAGAVQACGQLCSGAPGEQGSEVSEILSALERRVLDSEGQLQLVGSGLHKLGAAGESQQATLEGLQGVAGQLQGRVDALDETAAEFTLQLNLTAARLGQLEGLLQARGDEGCGACGGVQEELGRLRDGVERCSCPLLPARGPGAGPGVGGPSRGPLDGFSVFGGSSGSALQALQGELSEVILTFSSLNDSLHELQTTVEGQGADLADLGATKDRIISEINRLQQEATEHATESEERFRGLEEGQAQAGQCPSLEGRLGRLEGVCERLDTVAGGLQGLREGLSRHVAGLWAGLRETNSTSQTQAALLEKLLGGQAGLGRRLSALNSSLLLLEDRLHQLSLKDLTGPAGEAGPPGPPGVQGPPGPAGPPGPPGKDGQKGPIGPPGPQGEQGAEGAPAASVPRVAFSAALSLPRSEPGTVPFDRVLLNDGGYYDPETGVFTAPLAGRYLLSAVLTGHRHEKVEAVLSRSNLGVARIDSGGYEPEGLENKPVAESQPSPGALGVFSLILPLQAGDTVCIDLVMGQLAHSEEPLTIFSGALLYGDLELEQA, from the exons ATGGCCCCCGGAACCCTCTGGAGCTGCTACCTCTGCTGCCTGCTGACCACAGCCGTGGGGGCGGCTAGCTACCCTCCTCGCGGTTACAGCCTCTACACTGGGAGTGGCGGGGCCCTCAGCCCTGGGGGACCCCAGGCCCAGAGTGCCCCCCGGCCTGCCAGCCGCCACAG GAACTGGTGTGCCTACGTGGTGACCCGGACAGTGAGCTGTGTCCTTGAGGATGGAGTGGAGACCTTCATCAAGCCTGACTACCAGCCCTGTGGCTGGGGCCAGCCCCAGTGTTCCCACAGCATCAT gTACCGCAGCTTCCTCCGCCCTCGCTACCGCGTGGCCTACAAAACAGTAACGGATATGGAGTGGAGGTGCTGCCAGGGGTACGGGGGCGATGACTGTGCCGAGGGCCCTGCCCCGGCGCTGGGCCCTGCACCCACCACGCCgcgcccccggccccggcccgccCGCCCCAACCTCTCGGGCTCCAGTGCGGGCAACCACCTGAGTGGACTGGGTGGGGAAG GACCTGGGGAGTCACAAAAGGTGCAGCAGCTGGAGGAGCAGGTGCAGAGCCTGACGAAGGAGCTGCAGGGCCTCCGGGGTGTCCTGCAGGGACTGAGTGGGCGTCTGACGGAAGAtgtccagagagctgtggagACAGCCTTTAATGGGAGGCAGCAGCCCGCAGATGCAGCTGCCCGCCCCGGTGTGCACGAAACCCTTAACGAGAtacagcagcagctgcagctccTGGACAACCGCGTTTCCACCCACGACCAGGAGCTGGGCCATCTCAACACGCATCACAGCGGTGGTGGCGGCAGCGGTGGCAGCAGGGCTCTGGGCCCAAGCCCGGCCCCTCCCGGCCACAGCGAGGAGCTGCTGCGGGAGCTGGAGCAGCGGCTGCAGGAGTCCTGCTCTGTGTGCCTGACGGGGCTGGATGGCTTCCGCCGGCAGCAGCAGGAGGACAGGGAGCGGCTGCGAGCGCTGGAGAAGCTACTGGCCTCCGTGGAGGAGCGGCAGCGGCAGCTCGCTGGGCAGGCCCTGGGCCGCTGGCCCCCTCCGGAGTGCTGCCCTCCAGAGCTGGGCCGGCGACTGGCTGAACTGGAGCGGAGGCTGGATGTGGTGGCTGGCTCGGTGACAGTGCTGAGCGGGCGGCGAGGCGCCAACCTGGGAGTAGCAGCTGGGCAGGGGGGCCACCCCCCAGGCTATACCAGCTTAGCGTCCCGCCTCGCTCGCCTGGAGGACCGATTCAATTCCACCCTGGGCCCCTTGGAGGAGGGCTGGCGGGGGCTTCCCGGGGGCCTGGGCCACTGGCTGCCTGCTGCCCGGGGCCAACAAGAGAGGCTGGAGGGGCTGCTGGCCAACGTGAGCGGGGAACTGGGGGGGCGGCTGGCTCTGCTGGAGGAGCAGGTGGCAGGGGCTGTGCAGGCATGTGGGCAGCTCTGCTCTGGGGCCCCGGGCGAGCAGGGCTCCGAGGTCAGCGAGATCCTCAGTGCCTTGGAGCGCAGGGTGCTGGACAGCGAGGGGCAACTGCAGCTGGTGGGCTCAGGCCTGCACAAGCTGGGAGCAGCTGGGGAGTCCCAGCAGGCCACGCTGGAGGGACTGCAAGGGGTTGCGGGCCAGCTCCAGGGTCGTGTCGATGCGCTGGATGAGACGGCTGCAGAGTTCACACTGCAGCTGAATCTCACAGCGGCGCGGCTGGGCCAGCTGGAGGGACTGCTGCAGGCCCGTGGGGATGAGGGCTGTGGCGCCTGCGGTGGTGTCCAGGAGGAGCTGGGCCGTCTTCGGGATGGTGTGGAGCGCTGCTCCTGCCCGCTGTTACCCGCGCGGGGCCCTGGGGCCGGCCCGGGTGTTGGGGGACCGAGCCGTGGGCCTCTGGATGGCTTCAGTGTGTTCGGGGGCAGCTCAGGCTCAGCCCTCCAGGCCCTGCAGGGAGAGCTCTCCGAGGTTATTCTCACCTTCAGCTCCCTCAATGACTCACTGCATGAGCTCCAGACCACAGTGGAGGGCCAGGGTGCTGATCTGGCTGACCTGGGAGCCACCAAGGACCGTATCATCTCTGAGATTAACAGGCTGCAGCAGGAGGCCACAGAGCATGCTACAGAGAGTGAGGAGCGCTTCCGAGGCCTGGAAGAGGGACAGGCACAGGCCGGCCAGTGCCCCAGCCTAGAGGGGCGACTGGGCCGGCTGGAGGGAGTCTGTGAGCGGCTGGACACGGTGGCCGGGGGACTGCAGGGCCTGCGCGAAGGCCTCTCCAGACACGTGgctgggctctgggctgggctACGGGAAACCAACAGCACCAGCCAGACACAGGCAGCCCTGCTGGAGAAGCTGCTAGGGGGGCAGGCTGGCCTGGGCAGGCGGCTCAGCGCCCTTAACAGCTCCCTGCTGCTCCTGGAGGACCGGCTTCACCAGCTCAGTCTGAAGGACCTCACTG GTCCTGCAGGTGAGGCTGGGCCACCAGGGCCTCCCGGGGTACAGGGACCCCCAGGCCCTGCCGGACCTCCGGGACCTCCAGGCAAGGATGGACAAAAGGGGCCCATCGGACCACCAG GTCCCCAAGGTGAACAGG gAGCAGAGGGGGCACCAGCAGCCTCTGTGCCCCGGGTGGCCTTTTCAGCTGCCCTGAGTTTGCCCCGCTCTGAACCAGGCACAGTGCCCTTCGACAGAGTCCTGCTCAACGATGGGGGCTACTATGATCCAGAGACTG GCGTGTTCACGGCGCCTCTAGCCGGACGCTACTTGCTGAGCGCGGTGCTGACTGGGCACCGGCACGAGAAAGTGGAGGCCGTGCTGTCCCGCTCCAACCTGGGCGTGGCCCGCATAGACTCCGGTGGCTACGAGCCTGAGGGCCTGGAGAATAAGCCGGTGGCCGAGAGCCAGCCCAGCCCGGGCGCCCTAGGCGTCTTCAGCCTCATTCTGCCGCTGCAGGCCGGGGACACGGTCTGCATCGACCTGGTCATGGGGCAGCTGGCGCACTCGGAGGAACCGCTCACCATCTTCAGCGGAGCCCTGCTCTACGGGGACCTGGAGCTAGAACAGGCATAG